One window from the genome of Macaca fascicularis isolate 582-1 chromosome 7, T2T-MFA8v1.1 encodes:
- the SLC30A4 gene encoding probable proton-coupled zinc antiporter SLC30A4 isoform X2 produces MTDALHMLTDLSAIILTLLALWLSSKSPTKRFTFGFHRLEVLSAMISVLLVYILMGFLLYEAVQRTIHMNYEINGDIMLITAAVGVAVNVIMGFLLNQSGHHHSHSHSLPSNSPTTGSGCERNHGQDSLAVRAAFVHALGDLVQSVGVLIAAYIIRFKPEYKIADPICTYVFSLLVAFTTFRIIWDTVVIILEGVPSHLNVDYVKEALMKIEDVYSVEDLNIWSLTSGKSTAIVHIQLIPGSSSKWEEVQSKANHLLLNTFGMYRCTIQLQSYRQEVDRTCANCQSSSP; encoded by the exons ATGACAGATGCACTTCATATGTTAACTGACCTAAGCGCCATCATACTCACCCTGCTTGCTTTGTGGCTATCATCAAAATCACCAACCAAAAGATTCACCTTTGGATTTCATCGCTTAG AGGTTTTGTCAGCTATGATTAGTGTGCTGTTGGTGTATATACTTATGGGATTCCTCTTATATGAAGCTGTGCAAAGAACTATCCATATGAACTatgaaataaatggagatataatGCTCATCACCGCAGCTGTTGGAGTTGCAGTTAATGTAAT aatgGGGTTTCTGTTGAACCAGTCTGGTCACCATCACTCCCATTCCCACTCCCTGCCTTCAAATTCCCCTACCACAGGTTCTGGGTGTGAACGCAACCATGGGCAGGATAGCCTGGCAGTGAGAGCTGCATTTGTACATGCTTTGGGAGATTTGGTACAGAGTGTTGGTGTGCTAATAGCTGCATACATCATACGATTCAAG CCAGAATACAAGATTGCTGATCCCATCTGTACATACGTATTTTCATTACTTGTGGCTTTTACAACATTTCGAATCATATGGGATACAGTAGTTATAATACTAGAAG GTGTGCCAAGCCATTTGAATGTAGACTATGTCAAAGAAGCCTTGATGAAAATAGAAGATGTATATTCAGTCGAAGATTTAAATATCTGGTCTCTCACTTCAGGAAAATCTACTGCCATAGTTCACATACAGCTAA TTCCTGGAAGTTCATCTAAATGGGAGGAAGTACAGTCCAAAGCAAACCATTTATTATTGAACACATTTGGCATGTATAGATGTACTATTCAGCTTCAGAGTTACAGGCAAGAAGTGGACAGAACTTGTGCAAATTGTCAGAGTTCTAGTCcctaa